The following coding sequences are from one Verrucosispora sp. WMMD573 window:
- a CDS encoding YihY/virulence factor BrkB family protein, which translates to MTTTNPDAPSTDPPVPRLPGIRQLRWQTWRGVLVRAGRNYLRDNCTDWAAALTYYGVLALFPSTVVVVALVGLVSDGERTVDTVLDLARDVGAGSVVANESFVGVVREVLDQNSSAGVLLSFGLLGALWSASNFIASFTRASNAIYGVVEGRPVWKLRPLQIGLAALSLVLLATVAAGLIVSGPVADAIGDLVGAGGAARTAWAVAKWPALALIAMLLMSLLFWVAPNVRQPRFRWLTLGGAVALTTWALGSFGFGLYVANFDSYDTTYGSLGAVIAFLVWLYLSNSALMLGVQINAELQRGRRLQSGREDAEEPILPPRSPAGGDR; encoded by the coding sequence ATGACGACGACGAACCCCGACGCCCCGTCGACCGATCCGCCGGTGCCACGCCTACCGGGGATCCGCCAGCTGCGCTGGCAGACCTGGCGTGGCGTGCTGGTCCGGGCCGGGCGCAACTACCTGCGGGACAACTGCACGGACTGGGCCGCCGCGCTCACCTACTACGGGGTGCTGGCGCTGTTCCCCTCGACTGTCGTGGTGGTGGCCCTGGTCGGGCTGGTGTCCGACGGTGAACGCACCGTCGACACGGTGCTCGATCTGGCCCGCGACGTGGGCGCCGGCTCGGTGGTGGCGAACGAGAGCTTCGTCGGCGTGGTCCGCGAGGTGTTGGACCAGAACAGCTCCGCCGGGGTGTTGCTCAGCTTCGGTCTGCTCGGTGCGCTCTGGTCGGCCTCGAACTTCATCGCCTCGTTCACCCGGGCCTCGAACGCGATCTACGGCGTCGTCGAGGGACGGCCGGTGTGGAAGTTGCGCCCGTTGCAGATCGGACTGGCCGCCCTTTCGCTGGTGTTGCTCGCCACCGTGGCCGCCGGTCTGATCGTCAGCGGCCCGGTCGCCGACGCGATCGGTGACCTGGTGGGGGCGGGCGGCGCGGCCCGCACCGCGTGGGCGGTGGCCAAGTGGCCGGCGCTGGCGCTGATCGCGATGCTGTTGATGTCCCTGCTGTTCTGGGTCGCGCCGAACGTGCGTCAGCCGCGTTTCCGCTGGCTCACCCTGGGCGGGGCGGTGGCGCTGACCACCTGGGCGCTCGGCTCCTTCGGCTTCGGGTTGTACGTGGCGAACTTCGACTCGTACGACACGACGTACGGCAGCCTCGGGGCGGTGATCGCGTTCCTGGTCTGGCTCTACCTGTCCAACTCCGCGCTGATGCTCGGCGTCCAGATCAACGCCGAGCTCCAGCGGGGGCGGCGGCTGCAGTCCGGCCGGGAGGACGCCGAGGAGCCGATCCTGCCACCACGGTCGCCGGCCGGTGGTGACCGCTGA
- a CDS encoding ChaB family protein — MPGREVLPSTLRRSPEKAQRTWEKTHDSAVETYGEGERAHRTAFAAVKHEFEKVGDHWEPKGRKGPSDQQAAGGGPARRAPTAGGVDANAAKEHLLRVARELDVSGRSSMTKPELVKAIQKANDRQTRKARGG; from the coding sequence ATGCCCGGGCGCGAAGTACTGCCCAGCACGCTGCGGCGCTCCCCGGAGAAGGCCCAGCGCACCTGGGAGAAGACACACGACTCTGCGGTCGAGACCTACGGCGAGGGCGAACGGGCGCACCGCACCGCGTTCGCCGCGGTGAAACACGAGTTCGAGAAGGTCGGCGACCACTGGGAACCGAAGGGCCGCAAGGGGCCCAGCGACCAGCAGGCCGCCGGCGGTGGGCCGGCGCGGCGGGCACCGACCGCCGGTGGAGTGGACGCGAACGCCGCCAAGGAACATCTCCTGCGGGTGGCCCGCGAACTGGACGTGTCGGGACGGTCGAGCATGACCAAGCCGGAACTGGTCAAGGCCATTCAGAAGGCCAACGACCGCCAGACCCGCAAGGCCCGCGGCGGCTGA
- a CDS encoding aldehyde dehydrogenase family protein translates to MYTVTQLIGGVWGAGGEAGELTVHDPADGGPVTSAPIATTDEVDKAVAAARGVASEWAATAPAERAAALHRIADAVAEAADDLAQATTAEMGKPLADARGGVEAGIATLRQYAELAPARGGRTLHGDPAALDFMTPQPRGVVAVITPWNDPVAVSCGLLGAALVTGNVVLHKPSERTPATGWLLARAFDAALPAGVLSLLSGGPTTGAALAAAEVDMVAQVGSSATGRAVAEAAAGTGAKVLLENGGSDPLIVDADVDPSWAAGEAALGAFANAGQICVAVERIYAHRDIAEDFVAALVERAAALRAGPGRDPDTQLGPLVDRRHRDQVHGQVIAAVADGARLRIGGTLPEGPGAFYPATVVDRCRHDMALIREETFGPVAAVVVVDSYSEALRCAADSPYGLAATVLTGSMSHAQRAWRELPVGTVKVNAVFGGAPAGAAHPRRGSGQGFGYGPELLDEFTATKAVHIQAPGGGHW, encoded by the coding sequence ATGTACACGGTCACGCAGCTCATCGGTGGGGTCTGGGGTGCCGGCGGGGAGGCCGGCGAGTTGACGGTGCACGATCCGGCTGACGGCGGCCCGGTGACCAGCGCCCCGATCGCCACGACCGACGAGGTCGACAAGGCGGTGGCGGCGGCGCGCGGAGTGGCGTCCGAGTGGGCGGCGACGGCCCCGGCGGAGCGGGCCGCGGCACTGCACCGGATCGCCGACGCGGTCGCCGAGGCCGCCGACGACCTGGCGCAGGCGACCACTGCGGAAATGGGCAAGCCGCTCGCCGACGCCCGGGGCGGCGTCGAGGCGGGCATCGCCACCCTGCGGCAGTACGCCGAACTCGCGCCGGCCCGGGGCGGCCGTACCCTGCACGGCGACCCCGCCGCGCTCGACTTCATGACGCCGCAGCCGCGTGGTGTGGTGGCGGTCATCACGCCGTGGAACGACCCGGTCGCCGTGTCGTGCGGGTTGCTCGGCGCGGCCCTGGTCACCGGCAACGTGGTGCTGCACAAACCCAGCGAGCGCACTCCCGCGACCGGGTGGTTGCTGGCCCGCGCCTTCGACGCCGCCCTGCCGGCCGGGGTGCTGTCGCTGCTCAGCGGCGGTCCGACGACCGGCGCGGCGTTGGCCGCCGCCGAGGTGGACATGGTGGCCCAGGTCGGGTCCAGCGCCACCGGCCGGGCGGTTGCCGAGGCCGCGGCCGGCACCGGCGCCAAGGTGCTGTTGGAGAACGGTGGCAGCGACCCGCTGATCGTCGACGCCGATGTCGACCCGAGCTGGGCCGCCGGCGAGGCCGCCCTGGGCGCCTTCGCCAACGCGGGGCAGATCTGCGTCGCGGTGGAGCGGATCTACGCCCACCGCGACATCGCCGAGGATTTCGTGGCCGCGCTGGTAGAGCGGGCCGCCGCGCTGCGCGCCGGACCGGGACGGGACCCGGACACCCAGCTCGGCCCACTTGTCGACCGGCGCCATCGCGATCAGGTCCACGGGCAGGTGATCGCGGCGGTGGCCGACGGCGCGCGGCTGCGCATCGGCGGCACCCTGCCGGAGGGGCCGGGCGCCTTCTACCCGGCCACGGTGGTCGACCGCTGCCGGCACGACATGGCGTTGATCCGGGAGGAGACGTTCGGCCCGGTCGCCGCCGTGGTGGTGGTCGACTCGTACTCCGAGGCGCTGCGGTGCGCGGCCGACTCGCCGTACGGGCTGGCGGCGACCGTGCTGACCGGGTCGATGAGCCACGCCCAGCGGGCCTGGCGGGAGCTGCCGGTGGGGACCGTGAAGGTCAACGCGGTCTTCGGCGGCGCGCCGGCCGGTGCCGCGCACCCGCGCCGGGGCAGTGGCCAGGGCTTCGGCTACGGCCCGGAGCTGCTCGACGAGTTCACCGCCACCAAGGCGGTACACATCCAGGCGCCCGGCGGCGGCCACTGGTGA
- a CDS encoding NAD(P)/FAD-dependent oxidoreductase has translation MSPGSLGAERADAVVVGAGHNGLVAANLLADAGWDVLVLEATGAPGGAVRSAEVTAPGYLSDLFSSFYPIGYASPVLRGLDLTRYGLAWRHAPDVLAHLFPDDRAAVLNRDPAVTAASLETFAPGDGARWLTAYEQWQQVAEPMLELITTPFPPVRGGVGLLRRLRVGGALRLARRLVLPASRLGAELFAGAGGPALLAGCALHTDLSTEEAGSGVYGWLLVMLGQQVGWPVPAGGAQKITDALVARLTERGGRIAYGARVDRVLVARGRAVGVRTVGGTNWRARRAVLADVPAPALYLDLVGPTVLPPRLVADLEHFRWDGSTLKVDWALSAPMPWTNRRLSTVGTVHLGADLNGLTGYAARLALGELPPDPFLLVGQMSVADPSHSPTGTESLWSYTHLPFRRHWRADDVIAHVERMETVLEAAAPGFRSLVVGRHVAGPAELEEANPSLVGGALGGGTAAPYQQLFLRPVPGLGRADTPVDRLFLASASAHPGGGVHGAPGANAARAALARDRALTGGVYQRAIATAHRAVYA, from the coding sequence ATGTCGCCAGGCTCTCTCGGTGCCGAGCGGGCCGACGCAGTCGTCGTCGGTGCCGGACACAATGGCCTGGTCGCCGCCAACCTGCTGGCCGACGCGGGTTGGGACGTGTTGGTGCTGGAAGCCACCGGGGCACCCGGCGGGGCGGTGCGCTCGGCCGAGGTGACCGCGCCCGGCTACCTCAGCGACCTCTTCAGCTCGTTCTACCCGATCGGTTACGCCTCGCCGGTGCTGCGCGGGCTCGACCTGACCCGGTACGGGCTCGCCTGGCGGCACGCCCCTGACGTGCTGGCCCACCTGTTTCCCGATGACCGGGCTGCCGTGCTCAACCGGGATCCGGCCGTCACGGCGGCATCGCTGGAGACCTTCGCTCCCGGCGACGGTGCGCGCTGGTTGACCGCGTACGAGCAGTGGCAGCAGGTCGCCGAGCCGATGCTGGAGCTGATCACCACTCCGTTTCCGCCGGTACGCGGCGGCGTCGGCCTGCTACGCCGGCTGCGGGTCGGCGGTGCGCTGCGGCTGGCCCGGCGGCTGGTGTTGCCGGCGAGCCGGCTCGGTGCGGAACTGTTCGCCGGTGCCGGCGGGCCGGCGTTGCTGGCGGGTTGCGCCCTGCACACCGACCTGTCCACCGAGGAGGCCGGCTCCGGTGTCTACGGCTGGCTGCTCGTCATGCTCGGCCAGCAGGTCGGCTGGCCGGTCCCGGCCGGCGGCGCGCAGAAGATCACCGACGCGTTGGTGGCCCGGTTGACCGAGCGGGGCGGCCGGATTGCCTACGGTGCCCGGGTGGACCGGGTCCTGGTCGCCCGAGGTCGGGCGGTGGGCGTCCGCACCGTCGGCGGCACCAACTGGCGGGCCCGTCGGGCGGTGCTCGCCGACGTGCCCGCGCCCGCGCTGTACCTGGATCTGGTCGGCCCCACCGTGCTGCCCCCGCGCCTGGTGGCCGACCTGGAACACTTCCGTTGGGACGGGTCCACGCTGAAGGTGGACTGGGCGCTGTCCGCCCCGATGCCCTGGACGAACCGTCGCCTGTCCACCGTCGGCACGGTGCACCTGGGCGCGGATCTCAACGGGCTGACCGGCTACGCCGCCCGGCTGGCCCTGGGCGAGCTGCCACCGGATCCGTTCCTGCTGGTGGGGCAGATGTCGGTGGCGGACCCGAGTCACTCGCCGACGGGCACCGAGTCGCTCTGGTCGTACACGCACCTGCCGTTTCGTCGGCACTGGCGGGCCGACGACGTCATCGCGCACGTCGAGCGGATGGAGACGGTGCTGGAGGCCGCCGCCCCCGGGTTCCGCAGCCTGGTGGTGGGCCGGCACGTGGCCGGCCCGGCCGAGCTGGAGGAGGCCAACCCCAGTCTGGTCGGCGGCGCGCTGGGCGGCGGCACCGCCGCCCCTTACCAGCAGCTGTTCCTGCGGCCGGTGCCCGGGCTCGGTCGCGCCGACACTCCGGTGGACCGGCTCTTCCTGGCCAGCGCGTCGGCACACCCGGGCGGCGGGGTGCACGGCGCACCCGGCGCGAACGCAGCCCGAGCCGCCCTGGCTCGCGACCGGGCGCTCACCGGTGGGGTGTATCAACGGGCGATCGCCACCGCGCACCGGGCCGTCTACGCCTGA
- a CDS encoding DUF2795 domain-containing protein, which yields MDRGSSKHSPRVDEQMSQEVSGLVQGPGTGGSRVDEFRVPEPAGEDQPEPTTAPAGDLRSGAPQGMTSEDVEARSRLGRFITMNALPGDRAALLANARANEAPDDVLAALERLPEDTRYQTVSEVWAALGHTNETTRW from the coding sequence ATGGATCGCGGCAGCAGCAAGCACTCACCGAGGGTCGACGAGCAGATGAGCCAGGAGGTCAGCGGCCTCGTGCAGGGGCCGGGGACCGGCGGATCGCGGGTCGACGAGTTCCGCGTCCCGGAGCCCGCGGGAGAGGACCAGCCGGAGCCGACCACGGCGCCGGCCGGCGACCTGCGCAGCGGCGCTCCCCAGGGCATGACCTCCGAGGACGTCGAGGCCCGCAGCCGGTTGGGGCGGTTCATCACGATGAACGCCCTGCCCGGTGACCGGGCCGCACTGCTCGCCAACGCCCGTGCAAACGAGGCCCCCGACGACGTACTGGCCGCGCTGGAGCGGCTGCCCGAGGACACCCGGTACCAGACGGTGTCCGAGGTGTGGGCGGCGCTCGGCCACACCAACGAGACGACGCGCTGGTAG
- a CDS encoding SRPBCC family protein, translating into MSGVTEHVDVAVPVRTAYDQWTQFEEFPQFMEGVQEIRQVSDTMTHWTVEIAGVKREFDAEITEQLPDERVAWRSTGGTQHSGVVTFHRLDENSSRVTLQLEFDPHGVIEQAGDKLGVVDRRAKGDLQRFKTFIERRGQETGAWRGQVDRPQP; encoded by the coding sequence ATGAGCGGCGTAACGGAGCATGTCGACGTGGCCGTCCCGGTGCGGACGGCGTACGACCAGTGGACCCAGTTCGAGGAGTTTCCACAGTTCATGGAGGGCGTGCAGGAGATTCGCCAGGTCTCGGACACGATGACCCACTGGACCGTGGAGATCGCCGGGGTGAAGCGGGAGTTCGACGCCGAGATCACCGAGCAGTTGCCCGACGAGCGGGTGGCGTGGCGCTCGACCGGCGGCACCCAGCACTCCGGGGTGGTCACCTTCCACCGGCTGGACGAGAACAGCAGCCGGGTCACCCTCCAGTTGGAGTTCGACCCGCACGGCGTCATCGAACAAGCCGGCGACAAGCTCGGCGTGGTCGACCGCCGGGCCAAGGGTGACCTGCAGCGGTTCAAGACGTTCATCGAGCGGCGTGGCCAGGAGACCGGCGCGTGGCGCGGTCAGGTCGACCGTCCGCAGCCGTGA
- a CDS encoding polyprenol monophosphomannose synthase, translated as MIEPVQLPSPWRDVRLTVVVPTYNEAGNLPVLVERLLALPLPGLKVLVADDNSPDGTGEVADKLAIEHPERVQVVHRPGKEGLGRAYVDGISRALDGGAEYVAQMDADLSHPPEALPGMLGALLSTQAGVVIGSRYVPGGELDENWPLYRRALSGWANLYVHTLLRVRIRDLTAGFKIWRADALRDIGLERVQSNGYSFQVEMHYLATKLGHTILEVPIRFEERRDGASKMTTATKIESALMPFKLRTRHRNIEP; from the coding sequence ATGATCGAACCCGTCCAGTTGCCCTCGCCGTGGCGGGACGTGCGCCTGACCGTCGTGGTCCCGACCTACAACGAGGCCGGCAACCTGCCGGTGCTGGTCGAGCGTCTCCTCGCGCTGCCACTGCCCGGCCTGAAGGTGCTGGTCGCCGACGACAACTCCCCCGACGGCACGGGCGAGGTCGCGGACAAGCTCGCCATAGAGCATCCGGAACGCGTGCAGGTCGTGCACCGGCCGGGCAAGGAGGGTCTGGGCCGGGCGTACGTGGACGGGATCAGCCGGGCCCTCGACGGCGGCGCCGAGTACGTGGCCCAGATGGACGCCGACCTGTCTCACCCGCCGGAGGCGCTGCCGGGCATGCTCGGCGCGCTGCTGTCCACTCAGGCCGGCGTGGTCATCGGGTCACGCTACGTGCCCGGCGGAGAGCTGGACGAGAACTGGCCGCTGTACCGGCGGGCGCTCAGTGGCTGGGCGAACCTGTACGTGCACACGCTGCTGCGGGTACGGATCCGCGACCTCACCGCCGGTTTCAAGATCTGGCGGGCCGACGCGCTGCGCGACATCGGGCTGGAGCGGGTGCAGTCCAACGGCTACAGCTTCCAGGTGGAGATGCACTACCTGGCCACCAAGCTGGGGCACACCATCCTGGAGGTGCCGATCCGGTTCGAGGAGCGGCGTGACGGCGCCTCGAAGATGACCACCGCCACCAAGATCGAAAGCGCTCTGATGCCGTTCAAGCTCCGTACCCGGCACCGCAACATCGAGCCCTGA